In Terriglobus aquaticus, the genomic window ATCCAGGGGCAAAGGCGGGATGCGAAGTTGCCGCGCGGGCCGATCTCGCGCCAGGCGGCGTTGGGAGCAGTGCCATTGGCAAGAACCCAGTAGTTGCCGGGCTCCTGCAGGGCGAAGCCGAAACGCATCGTGCCGTCCTCTTCGAAGCGGCGCAGCATTTCGCGAACGTCCAAAATCGCAACCTGCGAACCGAACTGCCGGGCAGCCTCGTGCGCGAGATGCTCGGCCACGTACGAAACACCTTCGTGACGCACGGAAGACGTGATGGCGATCACGTACGCATCCTGGGCAATGACTCCCCGCGGCCACTCTCCATGCGGGCTATCGTACAGGGGCAGGATGCTGGAGCCATGCGGATCAAGGCGGCGCTCCTGCATGCTCTTGTGAATGCTGTAGAGCAGGCGACGGTATTCCAGCGCGTTGATCTCGTCCGCGTTCGGTGCGGTGCTGGCGTCGGCCAGGGTGGCCAGCGTTCGTGTGCCGGTCAGGTTGTCCAACTGGCCGGGCGTGTAGAGGAAGCCGGAGGACGTATCGAGATAGACGACGACCACGGTGGCAAAGAGCAGGGCAAAGACGAGACCCGTAACGGCGTAAAGAACCGGACGCGGGCGGATGGGCTCGCCCGTGGAGTAAGGCGGCTGCACGAGTGAAACGTCGAACAGCTTCATCTTGTCGAGTTCGGCAGAGATGCGTGCGTCGGCCTTGCGCTGGGCGTACAGGTTGTAGTCGGTGCGGGCCTGCTCCAGGTTGCGCTTGAGGGCGTTGACGTCCGTTGTGGATTTCTCGAGTTCATCGAGGCGGTTCTGCGCCTGGTCGAACTGGTGCTGCAGCACGGAGCGCTGTGCCTGCAAGCCGGTCAGCTCACCTTGCGACATGGCAACGGCCGTGGAAAGCTGCTGATAGACCGGGTTGACCTCGGTCGCATTTTCAGCGGCCGGCTTGGAGGCAGCGTCGCTGATGGCGAGCTTGGTGTTGGCGATCTTATCGTCAAGCTCGAGGATCTGGCGATCGGAGGGAGCGTAGCGACGGACGAGTTCGGCGCGCCGGTTTTCGAGGTCGACCAGTGAAGTGGTGAGCCGCTCCTGCGAGTACTGGTTGGTGATGGTGCGTTCCATGCCGCGGGAGCGGGCGGGCGTGTTCTGGAGCTGCTCTTCCTGGTGCGCACTGCGAGTGCGCTGCATGGCGATCTGGCTGTCGAGCAACGCGAGCTGATCCTGCAGGGAAGAGACACGCTGGAGCTGCAGCTTCTTTTCGTCGTCGAGATCGCTGATGTCGTGCTTGAGGCCGTACGCGGTGAGGGCCTGCTGGTCGGCGTCGAGCTGACGCTGTGCGGCTTCGAGCTGACCGTTGAAGAAGGTGGCGGCGCCCTCGCCCATGCTGTGGCCGGCGCGGGCTTCGAAATACGAATCGATCACGCGCTGTAGTTCGCGATTGGCCTGGTCGGCGGTGTGCGCGGTGTAGCTCAGGTTGATCAGGTTGGTTTGGTGGACGGGATCGACCTTGAGGTGGTGCGCGACTCGATCGATCTCCTGCTGCGCCCTGTTGGTCTGGACGCCTCCGACCGGCGCGCCGACCGCCATGTGGGCAACCATGGGGCTCTGCAGCAGGTCGACCTCTGAGTTGATCTCGGATTGCGACACGTCGTCCTGCGTGGTCTGGTGCACGGGTGCGGTGGCGCTAAGCGGTGTGGCCTGGCGCACGTTCTGCACGATGAGCTTGGCCTCGGACTTGTACTGTCGCGGGATCAGGACGGTGATCGCCAGTACCGCAGCCATGATGGCGAGAACCAGGAACGCGAAGAGGCGGCCGCGGCGAAAGATGGCTTCCACCACGATCTGGCGCAGCCTGGTCTGGCCAGGAGCGGCGTTCAAGCGCGATACCGCGAGTTGGGGACAGGGTGCATGCGCGACGAAGAGGCCTTTGGGCCGCAGTGTAGCCTTTGCACCGCAGACGGGGCAGTACCGAAGTCGCGTGGGGAACACGCGCTGGTTCACTTTTCGTCTGGCTCGCGCGGATGCTGGGGGATGAGCCAAACGGCTTTGCGGCGGAGCGGGAGCTGTTATGGTGTCTGCGCGGATCGACCTAGGCGTCGTTGCCGTTGCGTTTGCGGCGCGACCAGAGGCCCAGGCCACCCAGGCCAAAGGCGCTGGCGACCGCAACGCCAACCGCCACCACCGCCGCCAGCGCGATCAGCAGGCCGGTAAGGCTGGTGAACACGTCGACGATAGCGGACGCTAACGCCCGCGTGACGGCATGGATGAGCCAGAGGATGAGGTGCAGGAGCGCCAGGATGTTGTCCTTTGCCTACTAGCTTAGTCTGCCTCACCCGCAGTGATCACGCCGTAGCGGGTTTTATCGCGCCGTGGGCACTCCAGCCTCACTGTCCTGCTGCTTCGCCTGGGTCTGGCGACGCAGGATGAAGAGGTGGGCAGGCTGCTTGGCGGGGTCGAGCGAGACGTAGTTGCGGGCGCCCTGCCACATGTAGGTGGAGCCAGTAAGAACGTCTTCGACGGTGTAGGGCGCTCCACTGTCCACGCCCAATGCGAGCACATCGAGAGTGGTGAACCCGGTCTGTACCGCGTCGGGGTCTAGATTCACGATACAGAGCACGATGTCATCGCCCAGGCGCTTGGAGTAGCAGAGCAGATTGTCGTTGCTGATGGGGTGGAAGCGCAGGGTGCTGTTCGTCTGCAAAGCCGGGTGTTCGCGGCGAAGGGTGTTCAGCACCGTGTAAATGGGTGCGAGGCTCTTTGCCTTGACCGCTGGATCGTCCAGATTCCACTGCCGGATCTGGTACTTCTCGCTGTTCAGGTATTCCTCGGCGCCCGGCTTGGCGGGCTCGTGCTCCATCAGCTCAAAGGCCGGCCCGTAAACGCCGTAGCTGGCGCCCAGCGTAGCGGCAAGAATGATCCGCTGCGAGTAGAGCGCGGGGTTGGGCACCTGTAGCGGCTTCGGAAGAATGTCGGGCGTGTTGGGCCACAGGTTGGGGCGGAAGAAGTCGCTGACAGGTGGCTGCGTGATCTCTTCGAGGTACTCGGTCAGCTCGGCCTTGGTGTTGCGCCAACTGAAATAGGTGTAGCTCTGGGTGTAGCCGCCTTTGGCCAGCGAGTACATCACGTGCGGCCGCGTGAATGCCTCGGCAAGGAAGATCACTTCGGGGTGCGTCTTGTGCACCTCTGCGATGCACCACTCCCAGAACGGCAGGGCCTTGGTATGCGGGTTGTCGACGCGGAAGACGCGAACGCCCTTGTCGACCCAGAAGGCGAAGACGCTGTAGAGCTCCTGCCAGAGCGCCTGCCAGTCAGACGATTCGAAGTTAATGGGGTAGATGTCCTGGTACTTTTTCGGCGGGTTCTCAGCGTACTGGATGGAGCCGTCCGGGCGGATGGAGAACCAGTCGGGGTGCTGCTTGACCCAGGGGTGGTCGGGCGAGCACTGGAAGGCGATGTCGAGCGCGATGTCGATGCCGAGACCCTGCGCGGTTTGGACAAGGTAGTCGAAGTCGGCGAAGTTGCCAAGCTCGCGCAGAATGGCTTTGTGGCCGCCGTCCGCGCTACCGATCGCCCAGGGCGAGCCGACGTCGCCGGGCTCAGCGACCGTGGAGTTGTTCTTGCCCTTCCGAAAGGCATGACCGATGGGATGAATCGGCGGCATGTAGACGACGTCGAAGCCCATGGCCGCAACCTGCGGAAGGTAGGCGGCGACCTCGCGCAGGGTGCCGTGAGCGCCATTCTTGCCGAGCGAGCGCGGGAAGAACTCGTACCAGGAGGAGAACTCGGCGCGCTTGCGATCTACCCACAGCGGAACCTCGCGCGAGTATGTCGTCATGAAGCTTAGGTCGGGGTAGCGCATCGCGAGCGCGACCGTGGCGTCGTCCAGCGGAAAGTCATAGCGGACGCCGTTTTCGGGAGCACGCTCCGCGATCACGCGAAGTCGGCCGGCGGCGGACTTGAGTGTCTTGGCGTCTTCACCCGTTGCGCGGCTCGAAGCCTTGTCGAGCAGGATCGCCCCGCTGCGGAAGGCGAGTGCGACGTCGGCCGCTGCGGTGCTGAGTGCAGCTGACGCAGTGCTGGAAGTGGAGGTCCCGGAGGTCGGCGTGGACGTGCCAGGCAGCGGTTCGTTCAGGTTGGTGGCATGGGCCGCATCCGCGGTACCCTGCGCGGCGATGCGCTTGTGCAGGTCATGAATCCAGGTGTCGAAGTGGTCCACCCAGGCCTGGATGGTAAAGCGCCACTGGCCGAGCGTATCGGCCGTGAACTCCGCCTTCCACAGATCGTTGCCAAGCTCCGCGAACGGTGCGTAGCGCCAGGTCTTTTCGTCTTCACGGCGGTACAGCAGCCGGGCGCCGAGATGGTCGTGGCCGTCGCCAAAGATGGCTGCGGTGACGGCGACCGTGTCGCCCAGAACACGCTTAGCGGCATAGCGGCCGCCGTCGACCTCTGGCGATACTTCTTCGATGATGACGCGGCTGCGACCTTCGTTCGGCTTCAAAACAGACCTGCTCTTTCCCACGGCTTAGCCGTGTTGCGCCCCTGGCGTGACCGTGTGCGGCGTCTGCGCATCCGACGCTGTGAACACAGTATCGCTTCCCTGAAAGGATGAGATGCCGGTTCCGCCGCCCTGAACGCGGACAGAAGGAATGGCCTCCATGAGCCCGTTGAAGTCCCTGCTGCACCCATCTGCTGAAGACAAGCCGCTGCAGGCGGCGCGGATTGAAGACTACGCAATGATAGGCGACCTGCAGACCGGCGCCCTGGTTTGCAAGAGCGGGTCTGTCGACTGGCTATGCTGGCCCACCTTCTCAGACCACGCGGTGTTTGCGGGCCTGCTTGGGACGTCGGACCACGGCTTCTTCCAGATTCGCCCGGCCAAGGACGAGGCGATCACCGGCGAACAGTGGCGCTATGTGCCGGGAACTCTGATTGCCGAGAAAACGTGGACCACCCTGGACGGCGAGGTGATGGTGAGCGACTTCATGCCTCCGCGCGGCAAGAACAGCGACATCGTCCGCATTGTGAAGGGTGTTCGCGGGTCCGTGAAGATGCGCATGGAGGTGACATTCCGCTTCGATTACGGACGGACGGTGCCATGGGTGACTAGTGCAGATCATCACCTGCGCGCGATCAACGGGCCGCACCTGATCGTGTTGCGCACGGAAGCTCCGCTGCACGGGGAAGGCCTGTGTACGGCGAGCGATTTCACCGTGGAGGAGGGCCAGAGCATCTGCTTCCAGTTGAGCTACGGCTCGTCCACGGAAGAAGAGCCAGCGAGCTTTGACGCCTACGACGCTTACCGGGACACGGTGAATTTCTGGGAAGAGTGGATGGCGAAAAATCAGTTCCAGGCTCGGCCGGAGCACCGCGACGCCGTGGAACGTTCGCTGATCACGCTGAAGGCGATGACGTATCAGCCGAGCGGAGGCTTGGTAGCGGCGTTGACAGCGGGTCTGCCGGAAAGAATCGGCGGCGAACGCAACTGGGATTATCGCTATTGCTGGATTCGTGATGCCGCATTCACGTTGCTGGTGCTGCTGCATGCTGGCTTCACGGAAGAAGCGATGGCGTGGCGGGGATGGCTGCTGCGCGCCATTGCCGGATCGCCGGAACAGTTTCGCGCGGTGTATGGCCTGAAGGGCGAGCAGTTGCTGACGGAGTGGTGCGCGGAGTGGCTGCCAGGATACGAAAACTCCAGGCCGGTGCGGATCGGCAATGCAGCAGTGGAGCAGTTGCAACTGGACAACTTTGGCGATCTAATTACTGCGCTGAGTCGAACGCCCGTTGGCAAAGATGACATGTTGGCCAAAGACATGCGGTCGATGGTGACCGGGCTCCTGAGATATCTTGCGAAGGTTTGGCATGAGCCCGACAACGGTATCTGGGAAACCCGTGGTAAGCGGGAGCATTTTGTCCACAGCAAGCTGATGGCGTGGGTTGCCTTTGATCGTGCTATCTCCACGTATGAGCAGCGGCACCTGACAGAGGACGATCCGGATCGCGACAAGAACCAAGAATTAGTGGAGGAGTGGCGGCGCAACCGCGAAGAACTGCGTGCGGAAATACTGGAAAAGGGGTTTGACAAGGAACGCAATACCTTCACGCAGGCGTATGGATCGAAGCGGCTGGACGCGGCGACCTTGCGCATTCCGCTGGTGGGCTTTTTGCCCGGCGACGACCCGCGAGTTCTGGGAACGATCGATGCCATCGAGAAGAACCTGATGCAGAACGGTCTGTTGCTGCGCTATGACACCGCGGGAGATTCCG contains:
- a CDS encoding exopolysaccharide transport family protein, yielding MNAAPGQTRLRQIVVEAIFRRGRLFAFLVLAIMAAVLAITVLIPRQYKSEAKLIVQNVRQATPLSATAPVHQTTQDDVSQSEINSEVDLLQSPMVAHMAVGAPVGGVQTNRAQQEIDRVAHHLKVDPVHQTNLINLSYTAHTADQANRELQRVIDSYFEARAGHSMGEGAATFFNGQLEAAQRQLDADQQALTAYGLKHDISDLDDEKKLQLQRVSSLQDQLALLDSQIAMQRTRSAHQEEQLQNTPARSRGMERTITNQYSQERLTTSLVDLENRRAELVRRYAPSDRQILELDDKIANTKLAISDAASKPAAENATEVNPVYQQLSTAVAMSQGELTGLQAQRSVLQHQFDQAQNRLDELEKSTTDVNALKRNLEQARTDYNLYAQRKADARISAELDKMKLFDVSLVQPPYSTGEPIRPRPVLYAVTGLVFALLFATVVVVYLDTSSGFLYTPGQLDNLTGTRTLATLADASTAPNADEINALEYRRLLYSIHKSMQERRLDPHGSSILPLYDSPHGEWPRGVIAQDAYVIAITSSVRHEGVSYVAEHLAHEAARQFGSQVAILDVREMLRRFEEDGTMRFGFALQEPGNYWVLANGTAPNAAWREIGPRGNFASRLCPWINRAREEMDLILLDCPSNVESTLASEVEPCVDGYVAVVSAGQVRKASVDQLSASLSDRRVPLLGYLLNRRTYPVPRWLHRLI
- a CDS encoding alpha-1,4-glucan--maltose-1-phosphate maltosyltransferase; the protein is MKPNEGRSRVIIEEVSPEVDGGRYAAKRVLGDTVAVTAAIFGDGHDHLGARLLYRREDEKTWRYAPFAELGNDLWKAEFTADTLGQWRFTIQAWVDHFDTWIHDLHKRIAAQGTADAAHATNLNEPLPGTSTPTSGTSTSSTASAALSTAAADVALAFRSGAILLDKASSRATGEDAKTLKSAAGRLRVIAERAPENGVRYDFPLDDATVALAMRYPDLSFMTTYSREVPLWVDRKRAEFSSWYEFFPRSLGKNGAHGTLREVAAYLPQVAAMGFDVVYMPPIHPIGHAFRKGKNNSTVAEPGDVGSPWAIGSADGGHKAILRELGNFADFDYLVQTAQGLGIDIALDIAFQCSPDHPWVKQHPDWFSIRPDGSIQYAENPPKKYQDIYPINFESSDWQALWQELYSVFAFWVDKGVRVFRVDNPHTKALPFWEWCIAEVHKTHPEVIFLAEAFTRPHVMYSLAKGGYTQSYTYFSWRNTKAELTEYLEEITQPPVSDFFRPNLWPNTPDILPKPLQVPNPALYSQRIILAATLGASYGVYGPAFELMEHEPAKPGAEEYLNSEKYQIRQWNLDDPAVKAKSLAPIYTVLNTLRREHPALQTNSTLRFHPISNDNLLCYSKRLGDDIVLCIVNLDPDAVQTGFTTLDVLALGVDSGAPYTVEDVLTGSTYMWQGARNYVSLDPAKQPAHLFILRRQTQAKQQDSEAGVPTAR
- a CDS encoding glycoside hydrolase family 15 protein; the protein is MSPLKSLLHPSAEDKPLQAARIEDYAMIGDLQTGALVCKSGSVDWLCWPTFSDHAVFAGLLGTSDHGFFQIRPAKDEAITGEQWRYVPGTLIAEKTWTTLDGEVMVSDFMPPRGKNSDIVRIVKGVRGSVKMRMEVTFRFDYGRTVPWVTSADHHLRAINGPHLIVLRTEAPLHGEGLCTASDFTVEEGQSICFQLSYGSSTEEEPASFDAYDAYRDTVNFWEEWMAKNQFQARPEHRDAVERSLITLKAMTYQPSGGLVAALTAGLPERIGGERNWDYRYCWIRDAAFTLLVLLHAGFTEEAMAWRGWLLRAIAGSPEQFRAVYGLKGEQLLTEWCAEWLPGYENSRPVRIGNAAVEQLQLDNFGDLITALSRTPVGKDDMLAKDMRSMVTGLLRYLAKVWHEPDNGIWETRGKREHFVHSKLMAWVAFDRAISTYEQRHLTEDDPDRDKNQELVEEWRRNREELRAEILEKGFDKERNTFTQAYGSKRLDAATLRIPLVGFLPGDDPRVLGTIDAIEKNLMQNGLLLRYDTAGDSDGLPSGEGAFLACSFWYVGALHVAGRRDEASAFFLKLLGLRNEVGLLSEEYDLPHGRQLGNFPQALSHLTLCHAAMILADAEGPWNGHTQATGRKQS